The following are from one region of the Lytechinus variegatus isolate NC3 chromosome 4, Lvar_3.0, whole genome shotgun sequence genome:
- the LOC121413166 gene encoding uncharacterized protein LOC121413166 has product MFDNVKRITIQVRGMIRCDVIERIHLPAATELTIQTYEYAREPASLHDDPTLLPSAIHKVSPQLVKVTFTDLNIGNSEIRDIIQSFRSSEDLKHLKILRFIRCGTDESLYSSCIDSNGEHKIQVEIELDKPEG; this is encoded by the exons ATGTTTGACAATGTGAAGAGGATCACCATACAGGTACGGGGCATGATCAGATGTGACGTCATCGAGAGGATCCATCTACCAGCAGCGACAGAGCTCACCATTCAAACATATGAGTATGCTAGGGAACCGGCTTCTCTCCACGATGATCCAACTTTACTCCCCAGTGCTATTCACAAGGTCTCACCTCAGCTTGTCAAGGTCACATTCACAGATCTCAACATCGGTAACAGTGAGATTAGAGACATCATTCAATCTTTTAGATCATCGGAGGACCTCAAACATCTGAAGATCCTAAG ATTCATAAGATGTGGGACCGATGAGAGTTTATATTCTTCTTGTATTGACTCCAATGGTGAACACAAGATACAGGTGGAGATAGAACTTGACAAACCAGAGGGGTAA